Proteins encoded by one window of Bacteroidales bacterium:
- a CDS encoding universal stress protein has translation MKTKKITKVLIALDYFPTAQKVAEMGHELAKEMNAQIFLVHVISDIVYYSTVEYSPIMGFSGFLNLDPDETNGINGLKKAGLDYLEKTKVHLADWTIKTIIKEGEVAPSILETAKEIHADIIVVGSHSRNWVKHILMGSVTEAVLHHTAIPLIIIPTKN, from the coding sequence ATGAAAACTAAGAAAATTACCAAGGTATTGATTGCTTTGGATTATTTCCCAACAGCCCAGAAAGTTGCTGAAATGGGCCATGAACTGGCAAAAGAAATGAATGCTCAAATCTTCCTTGTTCATGTAATTTCTGACATAGTTTATTACAGTACTGTGGAATATTCACCAATCATGGGATTTTCAGGATTCCTCAATTTGGACCCCGATGAAACCAATGGAATTAATGGTTTGAAAAAAGCAGGCCTTGATTATTTGGAAAAAACCAAGGTGCACCTTGCCGACTGGACAATTAAGACCATCATTAAGGAAGGTGAAGTTGCTCCTTCAATACTGGAAACTGCAAAAGAAATCCATGCCGATATTATCGTCGTGGGTTCCCATAGTAGAAATTGGGTGAAACATATCCTGATGGGAAGTGTCACCGAAGCCGTGCTCCATCATACAGCTATTCCTCTCATTATCATTCCAACTAAAAATTAA
- a CDS encoding helix-turn-helix transcriptional regulator — MILHIRNMVSDRCKMIVKSDLEKLGLPHIRLELGLVELGDNITAEQYNLLDLNLRNSGLSIIEDKKSILIENIKIVVIELIHYSTEALKVNFSTYLSDRLQHDYTYLSNLFAENEHVTIEHFLISHRIERIKELLIYDEMNINEISYLMHYSSAAHLSNQFKKMTGLTPSQFKHLRLRRRITLDKV; from the coding sequence ATGATCTTACATATCAGGAATATGGTGAGTGATCGGTGTAAGATGATCGTGAAATCCGATCTGGAAAAGTTGGGCCTGCCTCATATTCGGCTCGAACTGGGGCTGGTAGAACTCGGGGATAACATAACTGCTGAACAATATAATCTCCTGGATTTAAATCTGCGAAATTCAGGGCTTTCCATCATTGAGGATAAAAAAAGCATTCTTATTGAGAATATTAAAATAGTAGTGATCGAACTGATCCATTATTCAACTGAAGCGTTAAAAGTAAATTTCTCCACCTATTTAAGTGATCGGTTACAACATGACTATACCTACTTATCGAACTTATTTGCAGAAAATGAACATGTTACAATTGAACATTTCTTAATTTCACATAGAATTGAACGGATCAAAGAGTTACTGATCTATGATGAAATGAATATTAATGAGATTTCGTATCTCATGCACTATAGCAGTGCAGCCCATCTTTCAAATCAATTCAAGAAAATGACGGGCCTTACTCCTTCACAATTCAAGCATCTCAGGCTTCGAAGGCGAATCACACTCGACAAGGTGTGA
- a CDS encoding PAS domain-containing protein, translating into MQKKDLPKNSKKLPKEVTIKDHSTFPIVGIGASAGGLEALELFLSNVEENSGIAYVVVQHLDPTQKGMLPELLQRVSKLKIFQVKDRMAVKQDCVYVIPPNKSMSILNGVLHLFDPVEVRGLRLPIDYFLRSLADDRKEMSVGLILSGMGSDGSLGLRAIKEKNGIVMVQDPTTAKFDSMPRNAIDSVIADIVAPANEIPSKLLDFLKHIPIAKYGLDSELSDQSGLEKVIILLRSKTGNDFSLYKKNTLYRRIERRMGIHKIAKLTSYVRFLQENPKEVDILFKELMIGVTNFFRDPGVWEKIQDAILPDLISSLPNDTIFRAWVPGCSTGEEAYTLAIIFKEVLEKMNPHGGISLQIFATDLDNDAIEIARKGLYQSNIVADISASRLSRFFVASDEGYRVNSEIREMVVFAQHNIIMHPPFTKIDILSCRNLLIYMDAELQQKLLGLFYYSLNPSGVLVLGSSESLGSLGHLFGAIDNKLKIYKRSVTLQVPEFFDFPSSFSRSKPSNIEKPTVAKSGKNIQELADQLILEQFAPAGVLVNENGDIIYISGRTGKYLEPAVGKANLNIFAMLREGLRHEFPMFFRKALVSESPVYMYNVKVGTNGGTQLIHVTIQLIKKPEHLHGMVMVIFSDVADTPHSRISLKKGEFKQDPSQQSALETELQHTKEEVQHILEEMQSSQEELKSANEELQSTNEELQSTNEELTTSKEEMQSLNEELQTVNAELQSKVDDFSHLNNDMKNLLNSTDIATLFLDKELNIRRFTIQATRIFKLIRSDIGRPFTDLVSELEYPELANDAIEVLRSLVFMQKQIPTRDGRWFSTRIMPYRTFDDRIDGLVITFINITDLKQVEVKLRETEHFNEVLMMSSSALIINLSKESKILEFNHSAETILGKKREEVLNQSFIQLFVPKPDQKEVERKISNMKDDVSNVSFMTRYKTAETKNMTIEWIGIKKHDSQSNHTGLIIISKTISHD; encoded by the coding sequence ATGCAAAAAAAAGATCTGCCCAAAAATAGTAAGAAACTTCCAAAAGAAGTCACAATAAAGGATCACTCTACTTTCCCAATCGTTGGAATCGGAGCGTCGGCAGGTGGTCTTGAAGCATTGGAACTTTTTCTGAGTAATGTAGAGGAAAATAGTGGAATAGCCTATGTTGTGGTTCAGCACCTGGATCCTACCCAGAAAGGTATGCTCCCGGAATTACTGCAAAGAGTATCTAAACTTAAGATCTTTCAGGTAAAGGACCGGATGGCTGTAAAACAAGATTGCGTTTACGTGATACCTCCCAATAAAAGCATGTCAATCCTGAATGGCGTGCTTCATTTATTTGACCCTGTTGAAGTAAGAGGCCTCCGGTTGCCTATCGATTATTTTCTTCGTTCCCTTGCCGACGATCGCAAAGAAATGAGTGTCGGGCTTATTCTTTCCGGAATGGGATCTGATGGGAGCCTCGGACTTCGTGCAATTAAAGAAAAGAATGGAATTGTAATGGTGCAGGATCCTACTACGGCAAAATTCGATAGTATGCCCCGTAATGCCATTGATTCTGTGATTGCTGATATTGTTGCCCCGGCTAATGAAATTCCTTCCAAACTCCTCGATTTTCTAAAACATATTCCAATCGCCAAATATGGCCTTGATAGTGAATTGTCAGATCAGAGCGGACTTGAAAAAGTGATCATACTGCTTCGCTCTAAAACAGGAAATGATTTTTCATTATACAAAAAAAATACCTTATACCGCCGGATTGAAAGAAGGATGGGAATCCATAAAATTGCCAAATTAACTTCCTACGTGCGCTTTTTGCAGGAAAATCCTAAAGAAGTGGATATCCTTTTTAAAGAACTCATGATTGGAGTAACCAATTTCTTCAGAGATCCAGGAGTATGGGAAAAAATACAGGATGCCATTTTACCGGACCTTATTTCCAGTCTGCCGAATGATACCATATTCCGTGCCTGGGTTCCCGGATGTTCGACCGGAGAAGAAGCTTATACCCTTGCAATCATTTTTAAAGAAGTACTCGAAAAAATGAATCCGCATGGAGGGATTTCACTTCAGATATTTGCAACGGATCTCGACAATGATGCCATTGAAATTGCCAGGAAAGGGTTATACCAGTCTAATATTGTGGCTGATATTTCAGCTTCCCGTCTCAGCCGATTTTTTGTAGCTTCTGATGAAGGGTACAGAGTTAATTCCGAAATCAGGGAAATGGTGGTGTTTGCACAGCATAACATCATTATGCATCCCCCATTTACCAAGATTGATATACTCTCTTGTCGTAACCTGCTCATATACATGGATGCAGAACTTCAGCAAAAATTGCTTGGACTTTTCTATTATAGCCTGAATCCTTCCGGAGTGCTGGTTCTGGGAAGTTCAGAATCGCTGGGATCATTAGGCCATCTGTTTGGTGCTATCGACAATAAATTAAAGATATATAAGCGATCCGTTACTTTACAGGTGCCGGAATTCTTTGATTTTCCATCCTCTTTTTCCAGGTCTAAACCATCCAATATTGAAAAACCTACCGTTGCTAAATCAGGGAAAAATATCCAGGAACTAGCCGATCAACTTATACTTGAGCAGTTTGCTCCGGCAGGTGTCCTGGTAAATGAAAACGGAGATATAATTTACATCAGCGGAAGAACGGGGAAATACCTCGAACCTGCTGTTGGTAAAGCAAACCTGAACATTTTTGCGATGTTAAGGGAAGGATTACGGCACGAATTCCCGATGTTCTTTCGGAAAGCTTTGGTCTCAGAATCTCCTGTTTATATGTACAATGTCAAGGTTGGGACCAATGGCGGCACTCAGCTTATTCATGTTACCATTCAATTGATTAAAAAACCTGAGCACCTTCATGGTATGGTAATGGTTATCTTCTCTGATGTAGCTGATACCCCTCATAGCAGGATCAGTCTGAAAAAAGGAGAATTTAAACAAGACCCCTCTCAGCAGTCAGCACTAGAGACCGAATTGCAACATACCAAAGAAGAAGTACAACATATCCTCGAGGAAATGCAATCCTCACAGGAAGAGTTGAAGTCCGCAAATGAGGAATTGCAATCTACAAATGAGGAATTGCAATCCACTAATGAGGAACTAACTACCTCCAAAGAAGAAATGCAAAGCTTAAATGAGGAACTGCAAACGGTAAATGCGGAATTACAGTCGAAGGTGGATGATTTTTCTCACCTGAATAACGACATGAAGAACTTGCTCAATAGCACCGACATTGCAACATTGTTTCTCGATAAAGAATTGAATATTAGGCGATTTACCATCCAGGCTACACGAATTTTCAAATTGATCAGGAGCGACATTGGCAGGCCATTTACAGATCTTGTTTCGGAATTGGAATACCCGGAACTGGCTAATGATGCTATTGAAGTGCTGCGATCTCTGGTCTTCATGCAAAAACAAATTCCAACGAGGGATGGCCGATGGTTTTCAACCCGAATTATGCCTTATAGAACCTTTGATGATCGGATTGATGGATTGGTCATTACATTCATCAATATCACTGACCTTAAACAGGTGGAAGTAAAACTGCGGGAAACAGAACATTTTAATGAAGTGCTGATGATGTCTTCGTCTGCTTTGATTATCAATCTTTCTAAAGAAAGTAAAATACTAGAGTTTAATCATTCTGCAGAAACAATACTGGGGAAAAAGAGGGAAGAAGTTTTAAATCAGAGTTTTATACAGTTATTTGTACCAAAGCCTGACCAGAAGGAAGTGGAGAGGAAAATCTCCAATATGAAGGATGACGTATCAAACGTTAGCTTCATGACCAGGTATAAAACCGCTGAAACCAAAAACATGACCATTGAATGGATTGGAATTAAAAAACATGATAGCCAATCAAATCATACAGGATTAATAATAATTTCTAAAACAATAAGTCATGATTGA
- a CDS encoding HAMP domain-containing histidine kinase — protein sequence MKKSSMVQTDFQAVSNMKGVSNKSVNTTKLFSNVQMQKLIERNAYLEELIEQRTVKLTEVVATNTKFISIIAHDLRSPFNSIIGILEILKDSLGEYDINEIEKYINMVSESANRTLNLLDNLLVWTISQNKEKNFNPIKINLHELLDDEVNNNETHAVQKRITLNHSIKQDIFINADVQMIRTILRNLIGNAIKFTPPGGEITITAKENLHFVQISVKDTGIGISLAEQAQLFKGSSIHSTTGTNNEPGMGIGLILCKEFVELHGGSIKVESKPGIGSTFKFTIPNYL from the coding sequence ATGAAAAAATCATCCATGGTACAAACAGATTTCCAGGCAGTTAGCAACATGAAAGGTGTTAGTAATAAGTCAGTGAATACTACCAAATTATTCAGCAATGTTCAGATGCAAAAGCTGATTGAAAGAAATGCATACCTGGAGGAACTTATAGAGCAAAGAACTGTAAAGCTAACAGAGGTTGTCGCAACAAATACCAAGTTTATATCCATCATCGCACACGACCTGAGAAGCCCCTTTAATTCTATTATCGGGATACTCGAAATACTCAAGGATAGCCTGGGAGAATATGATATTAATGAAATTGAGAAGTATATAAATATGGTTTCGGAATCTGCCAACCGTACACTGAACCTGCTTGATAACTTGCTGGTATGGACGATCTCGCAGAACAAGGAGAAAAATTTCAACCCTATAAAAATCAATTTACATGAACTTTTGGATGATGAAGTAAATAACAATGAAACACATGCGGTTCAGAAACGTATTACTCTTAATCATTCCATTAAACAAGATATTTTTATAAATGCAGATGTGCAGATGATCAGGACCATCCTGAGGAATTTGATTGGAAATGCCATAAAATTCACTCCTCCCGGCGGGGAGATTACGATAACTGCTAAAGAGAATCTGCATTTTGTTCAGATTTCTGTAAAAGATACCGGGATTGGTATCTCCCTTGCGGAACAGGCTCAACTATTCAAAGGATCGTCAATCCATTCAACAACAGGTACCAATAATGAGCCAGGCATGGGAATCGGATTAATCCTTTGCAAGGAATTTGTTGAGTTGCATGGCGGTTCCATCAAAGTTGAAAGTAAGCCTGGAATTGGAAGTACCTTCAAATTTACAATTCCAAACTATCTGTAG
- a CDS encoding sigma-70 family RNA polymerase sigma factor gives MTNTDFQSKLINLQASLLRLAYRLTYNNEDAKDLVQETLLKALIYKESFRSDSNLNAWVNTILRNTHINNYRRSLCHNALIAQSSELKTGNMEHIYGSEEPDSIYTSKELERIIESLDDHLKLPFKMHHTGYKYKEIAEELELKIGTVKTRIFASRKKIKSQLNWH, from the coding sequence TTGACAAATACAGATTTTCAAAGCAAGCTGATAAATCTACAGGCAAGTCTTTTAAGGCTGGCCTACAGATTGACCTACAATAATGAAGATGCTAAGGACCTTGTACAGGAAACCTTATTAAAAGCATTAATCTACAAGGAGTCATTCAGGTCTGATTCAAACCTGAATGCATGGGTGAATACCATTCTGAGAAATACCCATATAAATAATTACCGACGCTCACTGTGTCATAATGCTCTGATTGCGCAATCTTCAGAGTTGAAGACAGGAAATATGGAACATATCTATGGTAGCGAAGAACCTGATTCCATCTACACATCGAAAGAACTTGAAAGAATCATAGAATCACTCGACGATCACCTGAAATTACCTTTCAAAATGCATCACACTGGTTATAAATACAAAGAAATTGCTGAAGAACTGGAATTGAAAATCGGGACAGTTAAAACCAGGATTTTTGCTTCCAGGAAAAAGATCAAAAGCCAGCTTAACTGGCATTAG
- a CDS encoding response regulator: MKTDKSTHQSRLVASEIRYRRLFETAKDGILIINPTTAQIVDANPFILEILQCDLEHVTGKQLWEIGLFANKEESKKAFKELKVNRYIRFNDMPLLRRNGHTVAVEFISNVYKVDNLDVIQCNIRDISARKSAMESLQENEQLLSRTQQIAHIGSYMYYFKDDEVKWSDEMYQIFGMVKETFKLSIEAFINCIHHDDRHLLLEWISKTSGGGTPAELDFRIIRPDGSVRELHGTGILQNDASGQPHHVIGSAQDITERKTIEIELMNSEKHLKEQNVQITELNNSYLQLNEELKQSLRQIQTMNKDLLIAKNKAEESDKLKTSFLANISHEIRTPMNAIMGYSDFLLDVNLNKTKTEQFVRIIHNSCNQLLSIISDIIDISRIESGELVIKTTRVNLNQILYETFNAYKEISKVKGINLVYNARPEYQYVEIETDLNWLRQVINNLMCNAIKFTRAGDVTFGFEIKKDFTEFYVKDSGIGIDKKHHLKIFERFRKIDASADTLYGGNGLGLSISKALIEKLGGSIWLQSEPGKGSSFHFTIPLILIINKTAQEENNIKVQVCPDWTSTTILIVEDDVSNHIYLEEILKPLNVRLYHAWDGVNAIEIVRNHDDISIVLMDIMMPLLNGIEATRIIKLINPTLPVIALTAYANDSAKLQALEEGFDGCLSKPMQKSTLIEFIAKHLNF; the protein is encoded by the coding sequence ATGAAAACTGATAAAAGTACTCATCAATCAAGGCTTGTAGCATCAGAAATCCGCTACCGGCGCCTTTTTGAGACTGCAAAGGATGGTATTTTGATTATAAATCCTACCACAGCGCAAATCGTAGATGCAAATCCATTTATCCTGGAAATACTACAATGTGATCTGGAACATGTTACCGGAAAACAACTTTGGGAAATCGGGCTGTTCGCAAATAAGGAGGAGTCGAAGAAAGCGTTCAAAGAATTAAAAGTGAACCGGTATATCCGGTTTAATGACATGCCTTTACTCCGGAGGAATGGTCATACTGTGGCGGTGGAATTCATCAGCAATGTTTATAAAGTGGACAATTTGGATGTCATCCAGTGCAATATCAGGGATATCTCTGCCCGAAAAAGTGCAATGGAATCACTGCAGGAAAATGAGCAATTATTATCCAGGACCCAGCAGATTGCCCATATTGGCAGCTACATGTATTACTTCAAAGATGACGAAGTAAAATGGTCAGATGAAATGTATCAGATCTTTGGAATGGTAAAGGAAACTTTTAAATTATCTATAGAGGCCTTTATTAATTGTATTCATCATGACGACAGGCATTTATTGCTTGAATGGATTTCAAAAACTTCCGGAGGGGGCACTCCTGCGGAGTTGGATTTCAGGATCATACGACCCGATGGTTCTGTCCGGGAGTTGCATGGAACAGGAATTCTTCAAAATGATGCATCAGGGCAACCTCATCATGTAATCGGTTCTGCACAAGATATTACTGAAAGGAAAACCATTGAGATTGAGCTCATGAACAGTGAAAAGCATCTGAAAGAACAAAATGTACAAATCACAGAACTTAATAACAGCTATTTACAATTGAATGAAGAATTAAAACAAAGCTTACGGCAAATTCAGACCATGAATAAAGACCTCCTGATTGCCAAAAACAAAGCAGAAGAATCTGATAAACTTAAAACTTCATTCCTGGCAAACATAAGTCATGAAATCCGTACTCCCATGAATGCCATTATGGGGTATTCTGATTTTTTACTGGATGTTAATCTGAACAAAACAAAAACGGAACAATTTGTCAGGATTATTCATAACAGTTGCAATCAACTCCTGTCAATAATCAGCGATATCATTGATATTTCAAGAATTGAATCGGGTGAACTGGTGATTAAAACTACCAGGGTCAACCTTAATCAAATTCTGTATGAAACCTTTAATGCCTACAAAGAAATATCAAAGGTAAAAGGAATTAACCTGGTATATAATGCCAGGCCAGAATATCAATATGTTGAGATTGAAACCGATCTGAATTGGCTAAGACAGGTGATTAACAACCTGATGTGTAATGCCATAAAATTTACCAGGGCCGGAGATGTCACCTTTGGATTTGAGATCAAAAAAGATTTCACCGAATTCTATGTAAAAGATTCGGGTATAGGAATCGATAAGAAACACCATTTAAAAATCTTTGAAAGGTTTAGGAAAATTGATGCATCAGCTGATACTCTTTACGGTGGTAACGGATTAGGCCTTTCCATTTCCAAAGCATTGATCGAAAAACTGGGAGGCTCCATCTGGCTTCAGTCAGAACCGGGTAAGGGCTCATCTTTCCATTTTACTATACCTCTCATTTTAATCATTAATAAAACCGCTCAGGAAGAAAATAATATCAAGGTTCAGGTTTGCCCCGACTGGACTTCAACTACCATTTTAATTGTGGAAGATGATGTTTCCAATCATATATACCTCGAGGAAATCCTGAAACCCTTAAATGTCAGGCTGTATCATGCCTGGGATGGAGTCAATGCAATTGAAATCGTTAGAAATCACGATGATATTTCCATCGTCCTCATGGACATCATGATGCCATTATTAAACGGAATAGAAGCAACACGCATAATTAAATTAATTAACCCAACGCTTCCGGTAATTGCTTTGACGGCCTATGCAAATGACTCTGCAAAACTACAAGCCCTGGAAGAAGGTTTTGATGGATGTTTGTCGAAACCCATGCAAAAAAGTACCCTCATCGAATTTATAGCAAAGCATCTAAACTTCTAA
- a CDS encoding L-lactate dehydrogenase — protein MKLLKPKIAIIGAGNVGSTFAFSLMISGLAREIVLIDLNEELAKGECMDLNHGLSFSHPTKIYAAGFEACKEADIVVIAAGANRQPGQSRIDLSHENVAIFKQVIPEIIKNTTEAILLVVTNPVDILTYVTLKLSGLPVGKVIGSGTVLDTARLRFLVSEFCRVDPGNIHAYIIGEHGDSELAVWSNATIAGMPIDKYAEYAQMENVNTVLDQILTQVKTSAQQIIKAKGATNYSIALALLKITRSILRSENTILPVSTLITDYYGMSDVCISVPSIINSSGIDHYLQLDLTEYEQKLFRKSAESLKLIIKTIRL, from the coding sequence ATGAAATTGCTGAAACCAAAAATTGCCATAATTGGTGCCGGAAATGTGGGAAGCACTTTTGCATTTTCATTGATGATCAGTGGATTGGCCAGGGAAATTGTACTGATTGACCTGAATGAGGAATTGGCAAAGGGAGAATGCATGGACCTGAATCATGGCTTGAGTTTTAGCCACCCTACAAAGATCTATGCTGCCGGTTTCGAAGCCTGTAAAGAAGCAGATATTGTGGTAATTGCAGCTGGGGCTAACCGTCAACCCGGGCAATCCAGGATTGATTTATCCCATGAAAATGTAGCCATTTTTAAACAGGTCATCCCTGAAATTATCAAAAATACTACAGAGGCAATTCTATTGGTCGTTACCAATCCGGTCGATATTCTAACCTATGTTACACTGAAACTTTCAGGGCTTCCTGTTGGAAAGGTGATTGGATCAGGTACCGTATTGGATACGGCCCGTCTAAGATTCCTGGTCAGCGAATTCTGCAGAGTCGACCCGGGAAATATACACGCATACATCATAGGTGAACACGGTGATTCAGAACTTGCAGTCTGGAGTAATGCTACCATTGCAGGAATGCCAATTGATAAATATGCCGAATATGCTCAAATGGAAAATGTAAACACTGTTCTGGATCAGATTCTTACTCAGGTAAAAACTTCCGCCCAGCAAATCATTAAAGCTAAAGGGGCAACAAATTACTCTATCGCATTGGCATTATTGAAGATTACAAGGTCTATCCTCAGAAGTGAAAATACAATTTTGCCTGTATCGACTTTAATCACTGACTATTACGGAATGAGTGATGTCTGTATCAGTGTTCCATCCATCATAAATAGCAGCGGTATCGATCACTATCTTCAACTTGATCTTACTGAGTATGAACAGAAATTATTCAGAAAATCAGCTGAAAGTCTTAAACTCATTATTAAAACCATCCGGCTTTAA
- a CDS encoding OmpA family protein, which yields MKNKIPMHLLVVTLIMLIFISCGPGKKLLLSEAKVDALEKANSASAKQLYECDNQLNSLKLEKTNLLLANARYQDDLSALTTSSDLTIADQAKRLKNLQEIIQTQKNAMTTLKSSLTDALVKYGSDELTVYFKDGNVHVALQEKLLFKSGSDVVDPKGKEALKSLSEVLNNAGNITVLIEGHTDNIPIKTKVYKDNWDLSTARATAIVRILTADFGFDSNRITASGKGKFHPVNTNESVEGRAGNRRTEVILSPDMKELYSLLNQ from the coding sequence ATGAAAAACAAAATACCAATGCATCTTTTGGTGGTTACTCTTATCATGCTGATATTCATATCATGCGGACCCGGGAAAAAGCTTCTGTTATCCGAAGCCAAAGTTGATGCGCTGGAAAAAGCAAATTCTGCTTCCGCTAAACAATTATATGAATGCGATAACCAGCTCAATTCACTGAAACTGGAGAAAACCAACTTGCTGCTGGCCAATGCCAGGTACCAGGATGATTTAAGTGCATTAACCACATCTTCTGATCTCACCATTGCTGACCAGGCAAAAAGATTAAAAAATCTCCAGGAAATTATTCAAACACAAAAAAATGCAATGACCACTTTAAAGTCATCATTGACTGATGCACTTGTTAAGTATGGCTCCGATGAACTTACTGTTTACTTCAAAGATGGTAATGTACATGTGGCATTACAGGAAAAATTGCTGTTCAAATCCGGAAGTGATGTTGTGGATCCAAAGGGGAAAGAAGCGCTCAAATCGCTTTCAGAGGTTCTCAATAATGCTGGAAATATAACTGTTCTCATTGAAGGACATACCGATAATATCCCTATCAAAACAAAAGTCTATAAGGACAACTGGGATCTGAGCACTGCCAGGGCCACTGCTATTGTTCGTATCCTGACAGCTGATTTTGGTTTTGATTCGAACAGGATCACCGCCTCGGGCAAAGGTAAATTTCATCCGGTAAATACAAATGAATCAGTTGAAGGACGTGCCGGAAACCGCAGAACAGAAGTCATCCTGTCACCTGATATGAAAGAACTGTATTCATTGTTAAATCAATAG